The nucleotide window CTTGGTACACCTTCTACGGTGTCGCAGAGCCAGACGATGCACCCACGACGTACGCAGAATTCGTCGACTACATGGACCGGATGTACGAAACGCTTGGACCGAGCGAGACCATCGACCGTTCCCGCATTGTCAACGGCCTAACCCTTGATCCACCGACCCCAGACGTGCCACGTTGGTTGTGGAAGCCTATCGCACCAATCGCCGGCAAACTCCTGCTGTGGGCAGCCATTGGACTGCTCCCGGAGAAGGTCCGCGACATCGTTGGCCTCGAATGGACCTCGAAAGATCAGCGCCGTCTGGATATCTTCTCCCGCGGTGTTCGAACCGTGTTTGCCGTGTTGCCGCGTCAAGCGCGTATGGTTCCGATCGCGACGCGAGCCTTCGCCAAGGCAGAAAAGACCGGTGAGGTACTCGAACCCCAGCACTTGCGCTAGTACCTCTTAATGGAGCAAGCAAAAAGGTGCCGGGTATCCCGATGCCTTTTTGCATGTAGGCAATGAGCGAGACAAGAAGCTACTACCTCGAGGCAGACAGCTCAACGCCGGGAGCGTTGAAGTTCATGCCGTAAAGACTCACCATCTGAAGGGTGACGTTTCGTAGTGAAATCTGGTCCATGACAGCGTTTGGCACATTGACTTGGGGGACATCATTGGGAGTTGGGATGCCAAGTTGATCCAGCACTGAAACAACCGTGCCGTTGAGATCCACTGCAACCGGGACTGTAGAAGCATTTGCGACCGCAGGGGTGGCGGTAAGCCCGGTGGCAATTACGCGCACCGGTCCGTTAGCAACAGTGGTGTCAATCGGCCCGGTGGCAAGGAACCCGTCGTCCAAGAGACCAGGGATGGTGAGTCCCAGGTTCTTGGCAACGAGTTTGTCACCGGAGAGAACCAGGACCCGCTGGATTGTTCCCCCGACCGGAAGCTCCTCCAGGGTCACGTGAACGCTGCCGGTCAGTACAACACTATCTGCGGTGACGACGCTGACATTGCCCGAGGGTGAGGGCTTACCGGGAGGCGGCACTTCGTCAGTTGCAGGAGAGACGATTTCACCGAGGCCCGGCACAGTAACTGAATCCGGGATTGGAATGTGCGGGGGCTCACCGGGACTTGGTAGTGCCGGCGGCTGCGGCAGCTGAGGCGGAGCGGGGATGCGCGACTCCAAGTCGACGAGAATATCGCTCGGTGTTGGCACCTGTGGCAGACCGACTGGCAGAGCTGCGGGGGCCGGAGCCGGTTCCTGCGCGTAGACCGTGCGCGATTCCGCGAGGCTCAGTCCAACAACGGTGACGCATCCGATGACAGCGATGATGGACTGCGCGGTCGACCCTGTGATTACCCTCGTCGAGCCTCCGGTGGGCGGGATAGCACGCGCTGAATCACCCTGGGTAGCGGGCGCGTCGGCCGCCTCGGCTGCCGCACCATCTGTCGCGTTCATACCCCTGTGCGATCGACGCTTCCTCCGTGGTTTTCGGTCCCCGCTCTCCCAAGCGAGTGCGAGTGAGCCACCGATGATGCCGGTGAGCGTTCCGATAATGAAACCGCCAATGTTTGAGGCAGGTAACGCAATAAGAGCTACCAATATGCTGAGGACACCGAGGTACACCACCGCGGCTGGTTGCAGCCACATCCCGAGTCCGAACATGATCAGCAAGGCACCGATTAGCAGTGTCGAAACACCCGAGATGGTGGAAATCATCACCAGCAAGTCCGAAATGCGGATGGTGAAGTAAGCCGGGGCGAGCATGATGATGCCCGAGATGATGACGAGGAGCCCAGGCCAAAACGGTCTCGAGTTTCGCCATGCGGCAAACCCGGTGCGGCTGGTTCCGGAACCGCCTGCGCTCTTGGCGTTTTCGGCTACCTGAGTGGGCCCGGGCGGAACCGTATCGATCTCATCATTACGAGCGAGATCGTCCTCAATGTAATCGTCGAAGTCGTCCCGCTCATCCTTGACGGATTTAGCAGGCATTCTCGTGACCCTTCTTCACCGTCACGGTGACACCCTTAGCGCTGAGCTTCTTTGCACCCACCGCAGTGGCCTTGATGTCTTCTGCGCTCAGCGACACTTTGCTGGAATAGAGACCCCATGCACCCTCACTTGCCGACGGAATCACCTGCGAGGCATCGATGCCCACTGACGCGTCAGTGAGGTTCAGCGCGCCCTTGATGTCGCTGGCGCCGACCAGCAAGTCGGCGACTTCCACGCTGCCGTCGCCCTTCGCGATGAGCTGCAACGTACCTTCCCCCACCGCAGGGATGTCAGGAAGTGTCGCCGACAGGCAGAGGTTCGAGGCCACCGCATGACCAAACTTCAGTCGGGCAACCGGGATATTGTCACCGGCCATGTCTTCTTTGTCCATGAAAAGGGAAAAGTCTTCTCCCTCCAGGTGGCTCATGCTGACCTTGAAGAAGGTTCCCGAAAGCGCCAGGTTGGCTGTCAACCCACCCTGAGCCACTGCAACACCCGTCACACCGAAGGCAAGCATGCTCACCGTTAGCGCTGCGGCCGCCTTCTTGCCATTGATTCTGCCCATCGGGATGCCTTTCTCAGACGAAATGCCGGGCGCATACAGAACGGTACGCCCACTCAGGTGATTATTAATTTCAACACACTAACACGCTCCCTAGGTCTACATCACAATTTCGCCACGTCTAGCTCGTTACGTCGTTCTCCCATGGTCAGGACAACAAAGCCATCTTCGGGACGCTTCGTTGCAACCCAAAATCGACCCCAATCCTTATCGAGTGACTCACACTTCAGGCGATAGGGCACTGTGCTAGCGTTCACAGTGAGTTCACTGCCCCAGCTAGTTCAAGGAAGCTGCATATGTCTAACGCATTGTCGACCGGCCGCAATAGTGACGGCCATAAGAGCGAGCACGACGAAAACGGTCGGCCCGATTCCGGTGCCGCTACCGACTTCGACTCGCTCGAGAAATTCGACGATTCGAGCAACCGCGGGAAGCGGGAGCTGAAACGCGCTCCGCTCGGCCCAGATTCGCTGCTTTGGAAGTGGGGCTCCGACAACCGCATTCACTTGCTGCGCGGCTACACCGGCGTGCTGCAGAATATGCATCCGGCAATTGGTCAGTCCCTGCTGGACCACTCGAAGTTCTTCGAGGAGCCATTCTCTCGCCTCGAGCGCTCCACCCCGCAGATTATTTACTCGATCTATGACGATGGCACCCGCGCGAAGCAGATCCGCGACTACCATCACGGCATTAAGGGCACGCTTCGCGACGGAACTCGTTACCACTCGCTGAACCCGGACGTGTACTGGTGGGCGCACGCCACCTTCGTCTGGCGTGTGATCTGGGCACAGGAACTCTTCGGCACCCCGTTCACCCGCGAGGAGAAGGAGCAGATCATCCAGGAGGGTGTGACGTGGTGGGACATGTATGGCATGTCGGAGCGCCCTGTGATCGACACCCTCGACGGTTATATCGAGTACTTCAAGGAGATGGAAAACACCGTCCTTGAGCGCAACGAGACCGTCGACTTTGCCCTACGTACTGCCCGCGTGGAACCGGTGAGTCCTCCGGACGGTGTGTCGCAGCGGGTGTGGAACGTCATCTGGAAACCGATCATGCGCTCGGTCATCTGGATTACCTACGGCACCCTCAACGACAAGCAGCGCGAGATCCTCGACTTGGACTGGACTGAGAAGGACCAGAAGCGTTTCGACCGTCTGGCAAACTTCATCCGCAAGGCGTTCGAGAAGCTGCCGGAAGATAAGCGCTACATGGAGCCTGGTCGCAGCATGATGATCAAGCACGGCATGATCGATGGCGAATACAAAGAGCCTAAGCTTGCTGCACCATACGGTCACAGTGAAGAGACCGCAGAGGGATCCGACGCAAAGACCGATAAGAAGGACGGCCCTTCCGACGAGGCCCGAGCCGCTGGTTGCCCGATCTAAATCTGCTTATTCACGATCCGCCCCAGTACCGCTGACACTGACTGCCGGTGACAGCCGGTGCCTGGGGCATCGTGCTTTCCGACACCCGCACTTCCGAGAGAAAAGATCATGATTCCGAATCGTTTGCAAGAACGCCCGCTGCCCGAAGACTTCGCTCGAAAACTCCTCCTGCACTCCACCAACGCAAAGTCCGGATCGTTGGACAAAGGTGAGCTTCGGGAGGTGACCTCCCCATTTCTCAGCGAGCCGTTGGGGTTCGTCGGCGTCGGCTCGGCGGATGACGTGATTAAGGCTTTCGAGCTTTCCCGCCGCGCACAACAGCAGTGGCAGGAGCGCAGCATCGCTTCGCGCGCCCGCGTTTTCAAACGCTTTCACGATTTGGTCAAGGCGCACCGCGATCTGCTGGCCGACATTGTGCAGCTTGAAACCGGCAAGGACCGCACCGCCGCATACGACGAAGTCCTAGATGTGATGAACAATGCGCGGTACTACGCCAACAATGCGGAGAAATTCCTGGCAACCAAAGACCAGGCCGGTGCTTTCCCAGTGATCACCAGTACGACGCTGCAGCGGGTTCCAAAGGGAATCGTCGGGCAGATCAGCCCATGGAATTACCCCTTGGCGCTGGGTGTCTCGGATGCAATTGCGGCGCTGATCGCCGGCAACGGTGTTGTGGCGAAGCCGGATTGGCAAACCCCGTTCTCCAATCTGATTTCACTGCATCTACTGCTCAACGCCGGTTTGCCGCACGACCTCTTCCAGATCGTTACCGGCTCCGGTGAAGTCGTGGGCCAAGCGATCGCAGAGCGCTGCGACTACCTCATGTTCACAGGGTCAACAAAGACCGGCAAGCTCCTCGGCAAGATCGTCGGCGAGCGTCTCGTCGGCTACTCCGCAGAACTCGGTGGCAAGAACCCGATGGTCATCGCACCGGACGCGGATATCGCCCGTCACATCGACACCATCACCACTGCATGCTTCTCCAACTCAGGCCAGCTCTGCGTGTCCATCGAGCGGATCTATGTTCACAAAGACATTTACGACGAGTTCTTGACGGCGTTCACGGCAGCCACCGAGAAGCTCACACTGGGGTCCGGGCTCAACTGGGATTACAACATGGGTTCACTGATCAACCAAGATCAGCTCGACCGCGTCACAGCGTTTGTGGACGACGCAGTGGTCAAAGGCGCGACGGTGATCACCGGTGGCATCGCTCGCCCGGACGTTGGTCCATTCCACTTCGAGCCCACCATTCTCGCCGACCTCGGTGAAGGCACCAATCTCGAGACCCAAGAGGTGTTTGGCCCGGTGGTGTATGTCAAGCGAGTTGCTAGTCTCGACGAAGCGGTTGAACTTGCCAACAGCACATATTACGGATTGAACGCCTCTGTCTTTGGCGCGGCGGAGACTGCTGAGCGCCTCGCTTTTCAGATCGAATCGGGCAGCGTCACCATTAACGACGGCTACGCTGCAACGTGGGCCTCAATCTCCACGCCACTTGGCGGCGTAAAGGAGTCCGGCATGGCGCGCCGGCACGGACCAGAAGGCATCACCAAGTACACCGAGGTGAAGAACATCGCGCAACAGCGAATCATGCCAATGCGCGGGCCGAAGCAGATGCCGCGGAAGTACTACGGTCAACTGATGACCACCGCTCTCGACTTGGGTAAGAAACTCAAGTTCCTGCCGTAGCCGACTCCCCGCCATCGTGCAAGGAGATTCCGCATTCCCCTGGTTGATCAAACGGATTCAGCGTAACGGTGGTGCCACCCACGCGTCCTCGCAAATACCCGGCATGGAGGCGGCAAATATACGGTGGCGGCACCGCGCCGTCCCTCCTAATGAAGGGGCATGAGCACAAACCCAATTCACCCGATTCTCGGATGTACGGATCGAACCCGAGCACAGCCAGCTCGTCGAGTAGCGCTTCGATGGTGCTCACCGTCGATTGCGACTCAGCCAAACCTGATGCAGCGCTTCGTGCCGCCGCCCATGCCCGACCAATGCCCTCTGGGTCAGTTATGCCACTCCCACCGCTGTCGAGTGTGCCGGCGAGCAGACCAATTAAATCGATGTAGGCATCAGCGATGGTCGCTTGTTGTGGAGTCCGCACACGATATTGCAGGGCCGGCCTGCCCCGGCCGGAAGTTTTTACGGGCGTGGCGGATACCAACCCGCCGTCGATGAGTGAGTCCAAGTGCCCTCGCACAGTATTTGGGTGCATGTTCAGGGCCTTGGAAAGGAGCGTCACATCGGCAATCCCGCCGTTTTGGTGAAGTACACGAAGGATTTCATGTTGCTTTGCGCTTGAGACGGCGCCCTCTCCGATGAGCGCGGCTGTCGACTGAGGCGGCGAGGTTACGTCGCCGTTGTGATTGCTGTCTCCCACCGTTGTAAAGCCTTTCTGGAAGTACGCAGCGACATCCTTTGTCGCAAAGAATTGTACGATAAAAACCGTGAAAAATAGTGTGGCCGCGCACATTGCGTGGCAGACGGCCCTCGCAGTCTTGATTGGTGCGTGGATACTCATTTCAGCGCTCCTGTGTATGGGGGCACTGAAAGGTGCGTCGATTTCTTGGTGGGCATGCATCCACGCATTCACTCTTGGCGCGCTGACCACTGCTGTCATCGGGTACTCTACCCACTTCACAGCAGCGCTCACTCGCGGGCCACTGCAAGCCTTGTGGCCGCTGGCAGTCAAAATCGCGCTACTACAGGGTGCTCTGATAGTGATGCTCCTGCGCCCCGCTTGGACAACGGTGCACACGATGGCGGCGTGCCTCATCGCTGCGGTAATGCTCTGGCATGCAACAACGCTCGCGCGAATGCACCGGAAAGCCTTCGCCAACCACCTTGCAACCACCTCGTGGTCCTACGTCATCGCCGCCTTACTGCTCGCACTTGCGATCGGGTTTGCCATCGCGGCGCAGTTCGTCGATAGGCATGACCCGTTGATCGCTGCACATGCGCGCTCCGCAGTGTGGGGTTTTGGATGGATCACTCTCGTGGGAACGGTGATCACGTTTCTACCGACTGTCGCGGGAGTACCCATGGTCTCTCGATTTCAACACGCGCGAATCTTCGCTGCTTATGGCGTTCTGGTGGTGGGGGCTTCAGCTTGCATTGCGGCTGGCTGGTCACGCACAGGGGGCGTATTCCTGGCGGGTGCCGCGGTGGTGTCGGCGTGGGTTCGAGGGTGTCCGATTCTTTGTGTGCGGGGGCTTGGTTTACAAGTAGTCCGCGAATCGGTCGGGGTAAGCCACGGCTAGTTGGTTGATGGCTTGTTTCCACCCGGTGGCTTTCGCTCCTTCAATATAGCCGTTGCACTCAACGTCGCGCTTGGCTTTCTTCGCCCGCTGCGCAGCGCGCTTGTCCTCGATGTTGCAGATCATCAACCACAGCGTCTTCAACGCCGCGGTATCGTTCGGGAACTGGCCCCTGTTACGGGTAGCTTTACGCAGTTCAGCATTCAGCGACTCGATCGAATTGGTGGTGTAGAGCACCCGCCTGGCCGCAGGCGGGAACTGCAGAAACGGCACGAACCGCTCCCAAGCGTCGCGCCAGACTTTGACCGACTGGGGGTATTTTAGGCCCAGCTCACTGGCCTCGAAAGCATCCAGGCTGGCGCGTGCCGTCTCCTCATTGGGAGCGGTGTAGACCTCACGCAGCGCGCGAGAGACGCCTTTGCGGTCCTGATACGACACCCACCGGTTCGCCGCCCGAATCAGGTGCACGATGCAGGTCTGCACCATGGAATTCGGCCAGGTTGCCTCCACGGCTTCTGGCAGGCCTTGGAGCCCGTCGCAGCAGACAATGAACACGTCCTGGACCCCGCGGTTGGCCAGATCTGCGCACACCGATGCCCAAAATGCGGCGCCTTCATTGTCAGCGATCCACAATCCCAGGATGTGCTTGATGCCGTCCATGTCGACACCAACCGCCATGTAGCAAGCCTTGTTGACCACGCGGTGGCCGTCACGGATCTTCACGCGTAGCGCGTCGAGGAAGATCACTGGGTAAAACTCGTCGAGCTGGCGGTTTTGCCAGATCATGACCTCTTCTAAGACCGCATCGGTAATGGTGCTGATCGTATCCGGGCTCATATCCACCCCCAGGGTGGTGGCGAGATGGTGCTGGATATCTCGCACGGTCATCCCGCCGGCGTACAGCGAGATAATCATGTCGTCGAGCTCTGTGAGCCGACGGGAGCCTTTGGGCACCATCTGCGGGGTGAACGTGCCCGCGCGATCCCGTGGCATCGTGACCTCAACAGGGCCGTAGCCGGAATCGACGGTCTTGGTGTACGACCCGTTTCGGTGGTTGCCACCACCAGCATCTGTTACCTGGGCTTTCGCTTTGCGGTCGGAGTGTTCGTAGCCCAAATGGGCATCCATCTCCGCCTGCAGGCCGGCGTTGATCGACGCCTGCAAAAGCCCCTTGACCAGCTCGCTGGCGTCGTCGGTGGAGGTGGACAGCTCCCCGATGAGCTTTGCGAGCTCGGGGTTATCCATCAGCTTCTCGCTGATCTCGTTGACCCTGGACGGGTCGTGGCTTTTCTTCGGTGACACAGTAGTCATTATCGGTGAAACTCCTTCAGATCAGAGCCTCACACACAAACTTCCTGGCACCCTCGTGGGTTCTGTTTCCGACAATCACGCAGGTCATCCGTGCCGACGCATCCCTCAATGCCGCCTCCCTCCACATCACTTGTGGCATCTTGTGGGTTCTTGCCTGCATGATCGGGGACGCGGTCGCACTCA belongs to Corynebacterium glaucum and includes:
- a CDS encoding DUF6114 domain-containing protein, with the protein product MPAKSVKDERDDFDDYIEDDLARNDEIDTVPPGPTQVAENAKSAGGSGTSRTGFAAWRNSRPFWPGLLVIISGIIMLAPAYFTIRISDLLVMISTISGVSTLLIGALLIMFGLGMWLQPAAVVYLGVLSILVALIALPASNIGGFIIGTLTGIIGGSLALAWESGDRKPRRKRRSHRGMNATDGAAAEAADAPATQGDSARAIPPTGGSTRVITGSTAQSIIAVIGCVTVVGLSLAESRTVYAQEPAPAPAALPVGLPQVPTPSDILVDLESRIPAPPQLPQPPALPSPGEPPHIPIPDSVTVPGLGEIVSPATDEVPPPGKPSPSGNVSVVTADSVVLTGSVHVTLEELPVGGTIQRVLVLSGDKLVAKNLGLTIPGLLDDGFLATGPIDTTVANGPVRVIATGLTATPAVANASTVPVAVDLNGTVVSVLDQLGIPTPNDVPQVNVPNAVMDQISLRNVTLQMVSLYGMNFNAPGVELSASR
- a CDS encoding DUF6230 family protein — encoded protein: MGRINGKKAAAALTVSMLAFGVTGVAVAQGGLTANLALSGTFFKVSMSHLEGEDFSLFMDKEDMAGDNIPVARLKFGHAVASNLCLSATLPDIPAVGEGTLQLIAKGDGSVEVADLLVGASDIKGALNLTDASVGIDASQVIPSASEGAWGLYSSKVSLSAEDIKATAVGAKKLSAKGVTVTVKKGHENAC
- a CDS encoding oxygenase MpaB family protein; this translates as MSNALSTGRNSDGHKSEHDENGRPDSGAATDFDSLEKFDDSSNRGKRELKRAPLGPDSLLWKWGSDNRIHLLRGYTGVLQNMHPAIGQSLLDHSKFFEEPFSRLERSTPQIIYSIYDDGTRAKQIRDYHHGIKGTLRDGTRYHSLNPDVYWWAHATFVWRVIWAQELFGTPFTREEKEQIIQEGVTWWDMYGMSERPVIDTLDGYIEYFKEMENTVLERNETVDFALRTARVEPVSPPDGVSQRVWNVIWKPIMRSVIWITYGTLNDKQREILDLDWTEKDQKRFDRLANFIRKAFEKLPEDKRYMEPGRSMMIKHGMIDGEYKEPKLAAPYGHSEETAEGSDAKTDKKDGPSDEARAAGCPI
- a CDS encoding succinic semialdehyde dehydrogenase, with protein sequence MPNRLQERPLPEDFARKLLLHSTNAKSGSLDKGELREVTSPFLSEPLGFVGVGSADDVIKAFELSRRAQQQWQERSIASRARVFKRFHDLVKAHRDLLADIVQLETGKDRTAAYDEVLDVMNNARYYANNAEKFLATKDQAGAFPVITSTTLQRVPKGIVGQISPWNYPLALGVSDAIAALIAGNGVVAKPDWQTPFSNLISLHLLLNAGLPHDLFQIVTGSGEVVGQAIAERCDYLMFTGSTKTGKLLGKIVGERLVGYSAELGGKNPMVIAPDADIARHIDTITTACFSNSGQLCVSIERIYVHKDIYDEFLTAFTAATEKLTLGSGLNWDYNMGSLINQDQLDRVTAFVDDAVVKGATVITGGIARPDVGPFHFEPTILADLGEGTNLETQEVFGPVVYVKRVASLDEAVELANSTYYGLNASVFGAAETAERLAFQIESGSVTINDGYAATWASISTPLGGVKESGMARRHGPEGITKYTEVKNIAQQRIMPMRGPKQMPRKYYGQLMTTALDLGKKLKFLP
- a CDS encoding helix-turn-helix transcriptional regulator, whose protein sequence is MSIHAPIKTARAVCHAMCAATLFFTVFIVQFFATKDVAAYFQKGFTTVGDSNHNGDVTSPPQSTAALIGEGAVSSAKQHEILRVLHQNGGIADVTLLSKALNMHPNTVRGHLDSLIDGGLVSATPVKTSGRGRPALQYRVRTPQQATIADAYIDLIGLLAGTLDSGGSGITDPEGIGRAWAAARSAASGLAESQSTVSTIEALLDELAVLGFDPYIRESGELGLCSCPFIRRDGAVPPPYICRLHAGYLRGRVGGTTVTLNPFDQPGECGISLHDGGESATAGT
- a CDS encoding IS256 family transposase, whose translation is MTTVSPKKSHDPSRVNEISEKLMDNPELAKLIGELSTSTDDASELVKGLLQASINAGLQAEMDAHLGYEHSDRKAKAQVTDAGGGNHRNGSYTKTVDSGYGPVEVTMPRDRAGTFTPQMVPKGSRRLTELDDMIISLYAGGMTVRDIQHHLATTLGVDMSPDTISTITDAVLEEVMIWQNRQLDEFYPVIFLDALRVKIRDGHRVVNKACYMAVGVDMDGIKHILGLWIADNEGAAFWASVCADLANRGVQDVFIVCCDGLQGLPEAVEATWPNSMVQTCIVHLIRAANRWVSYQDRKGVSRALREVYTAPNEETARASLDAFEASELGLKYPQSVKVWRDAWERFVPFLQFPPAARRVLYTTNSIESLNAELRKATRNRGQFPNDTAALKTLWLMICNIEDKRAAQRAKKAKRDVECNGYIEGAKATGWKQAINQLAVAYPDRFADYL